The Psychrobacter sp. P11G3 genomic interval CCGATCAAAGGTATGTTCGTTTGCGTACTGGCAATGGTGCGTCATGCTGATGATCCTCTACCGATTGTCGCCCAAGGATTATGGCATGGTGAGATTTCAGAGACAGCGCATGGTGACGGCGGTTTTGGCTATGATCCATTGTTTTGGTTACCTGACTTGCAAGCCAGTGCGGCTAGTCTGAGCGCTGCTGATAAAAACAGCATCAGTCATCGTGGTCAGGCAATCCAGCAGCTATTGGCACAGCTACCTTTATAAGTACTTTACAGCTGTTCTATTTATAACTATCCGTAAGTGCGCTTAATGCTCATAATGCGCTTACAACCTTATCGCCGTTTTTTATTCGTTATCTGATTTATTGAATACGAATATGGCTAACTCTTTATATAAAATTAAGCCATATAAGAGCAAGCAACATAAGGAAACATGCCATCAAAGAGATAATTTTTACTTTAATAAACAGATAGATTATACTGTTCTACTTTTAAAATTTTGTTGAAATCCGTTATTTGGCTGTATAATTCACCAAAAAGCGTTATTATGCGGTGCATTAACGGTTTATTATCGATATTTGATAGCATGGACAACCTCAGCAGGTTCACCTTTTAGTATCAGCGGCGATTGCTACTGGCACTGAATTTGACGTTGTGCGCTATCGCTATCCCCTATTTATTTCAACGGCAGCCCGTCGTACATGCCCGTAATTTGAGGCGCGGTCTGTCTATTACAATTTAACCCTAAGTACTATTTCATTAATCAAACGTACTACTTAATCCTAAAGGTGTAATTAACATGGCTACAGATTTACAAGTCACAACCAACAAGCTATCTAATAAAGAAACCCAGCTAACGGTTAAAGTACCCGTTGAAAAAATTCAAAACAAAGTTGAAGGCCGTATTCGCCAAGTTGCGAAAACTGCCAAGATTGACGGTTTCCGTAAAGGTAACGTTCCTATGTCACACATCCGCTCTCAGTACGGTGCTGGCATTCAACAAGAAGTTATCAACGATGTCATCCGTGATACTGTATTTGAAGCGATCAAATCTGAAGACATCCGCGCTGTTGGCATGCCTAACATCGACGACGTAAAACTTGAAGACGATTTCTTGGTATATCAAGCCACTGTTGAAATCTTCCCAGAAGTTGACGTACAAGGTATTGATGAGATCGAAGTTGAGCGTCACACTGCACAAGTGAGTGAAGAAGACGTTGACACTATGATCGAAAACCTACAAAAGCAACGTGAAGAATTCGTTGAGAAAAAGGGCATGGCTGCAAAAGACAACCAAGTGACTTTTGACTTTGAAGGCTCTATCGACGGCGAAAAATTTGAAGGCGGCTCTGCTGAAGACTTCAAATTGGTTATCGGTAGCAACCAAATGATTCCAGGTTTTGAAGCTGGTATCAAAGGCATGAAAGCTGGCGAAGAAAAAACTATCGACGTGACTTTCCCAGAAGATTACCAAGCTGAGAACCTAGCTGGTAAAGAAGCTCAGTTCAAAATCAACGTAAAACTGGTTGAAAAATCTAAGCTACCTGAAATTGATGATGCGTTCCTAGAGCTATTCGGCGTAAAAGAAGGCGGCGTTGAGAAATTGAAAGAAGACGTACGCAAAAACATGGAACGCGAAATCAAAAACGCTGCGCGTAGCCAAGTTAAGCAAGCGACTTTTGACGCATTGCTAGAAAAGAATGAGTTTGACGTACCAAACGCGATGCTAGAGCAAGAAATCGAGCGTCAACGCAACATGATGATGCAACGTTTTTCTCAGCAGTTCGGCGCAAATGCTGATAGCTTCGATAAAGACATGCTGCCAAATGAGCTATTTGAAGAGCAAGCGCTACGTGCTGCCCGTCTTGGCATCATCGTTGCCCGTGTTATCGATACCAAAGGCTTAGAAGTAGATCAAGAGCGTGTAGAAACCTTCATCAAAGAAGCCGCTGAAAACTATGAAGATCCAGCAGAAGTAATCGAGTACTACACCAATGACAAGCAGCAGCGCGCTAACATTGAGTCTGTTGTACTAGAAGACCAAGTAGTAGATTACTTGATCAGCCAAGGTAAAGTTACTGACAAAGAAGTTAGCTACCAAGACTTGCTAGCGGCTCAGCAACAACAGCAGCAAGGCATGTAATTGATACGACGAGCTATCTTTTTAGATATGCTATAGTCGGTTATCAAAACTAAAATGCGCCCCCGACCTTTTGATCGGAGGCGCATTTTTTATGGCGTTCAATAGTTAGATAAAATCAGCCATAACTGTCGAACCTACAAGCATCGAATCTACAAGCATCGTACTCGTACTATAAAGCGCGTTTTACACCAAAACAGGTGCAAATACGGCACTTAATCCTAGCAGTACTAGTCCGCGCTGTAACCACAAGCTATCGCTAAAGCGTTGCTGCAACTGCTGACTAACCAGCGTACCAACTGCATATAGCGCTAGCATCGTGACCATCATCCCTGCATAAAATCCTAGCTGACCGCTCACACCAACATTCGCTGGTACTTCCATCGCGTGTGCCATACCATGAAAGATCGCCAGACCACCAAAGCCAAACAATGACAACTGCTGAATGCTTGGCGTGCGTGCTGTATGGGTCTGTGCAGAGAATGCTTCTTGTCTGCTTTTTTGGCTCATCAAAACCATAGCCAATACGACCACCGACAGTGATATCGCCACTTCAATTAGCCCAGATGATGCAGCAAATGCCATACCGCCAATCAGTACGCCAGCCGTGCCCAATATTGCACCTAATGACAACCCTGCCGTCAACGACATCATGCCTAAGCGCTGCTTTTGTAGACCATAAAACAACATGCCCATACCTACTGCCAAAAACAAATGATCAAGGCCAGTCACTGGATGCATCAGTCCTGCTTGCAACGTACCTAAAAATGATGGCGCTTGCGCGGTAGTCGAGTGAATATGCCCTGAATGCGCCTGCGCCAATGACGATAGCATTAGTGAGGTCATCATCACAGCCGAACCAGATACGATATGACGAGCTGAGAGCACTTGTGAAAAGCGAGAATTGTCGGTGTGAAAATCTTTTGTACACTGTGCCATGCGTTTTTTCCTTATTCTTTATATTTTAATGGTAAAAGCTCAGCTGTTCTTTAGGCAAGCATGCCATGTTCTTTAATAAAGGCGATAATCTCGTCTAGCCCATCGCCTGTTTTCATGTTGCTAAAGACAAAAGGTTTGTCGCCACGCATTTTTTTGGCATCGCGTTCCATCACTTCCAGCGAAGCACCAACCATTGGGGCAAGGTCAGTCTTGTTGATAATCAATAAATCAGACTTGGTAATGCCGGGACCTCCTTTACGAGGTATCTTATCGCCTGCAGAGACATCAATGACGTACAAGGTCAAATCAGACAGCTCTGGGCTAAATGTCGCAGCTAGATTGTCGCCACCTGACTCAATGATAATCAACTCCAACTCTTCAAAAGTCGCCTGTAGCTCAGCAATCGCAGTCAGATTAATAGAAGCATCTTCGCGAATAGCCGTATGCGGACAGCCGCCCGTCTCTACACCGCGGATACGCTCAGCGGGCATGGCATCATTGCGGGTCAAAAACTCTGAATCTTCTTTGGTATAGATGTCATTGGTCACGACTGCCATATTGACCGTATCGCGCAGGTTTTGGCATAGCCTTAAAGTCAAAGCAGTTTTACCACTACCAACTGGACCACCAATACCA includes:
- the ureG gene encoding urease accessory protein UreG; translation: MSLTPLKPQNSNAASDVQTDSDSQKPSSALSCLRLGIGGPVGSGKTALTLRLCQNLRDTVNMAVVTNDIYTKEDSEFLTRNDAMPAERIRGVETGGCPHTAIREDASINLTAIAELQATFEELELIIIESGGDNLAATFSPELSDLTLYVIDVSAGDKIPRKGGPGITKSDLLIINKTDLAPMVGASLEVMERDAKKMRGDKPFVFSNMKTGDGLDEIIAFIKEHGMLA
- a CDS encoding HupE/UreJ family protein, whose protein sequence is MAQCTKDFHTDNSRFSQVLSARHIVSGSAVMMTSLMLSSLAQAHSGHIHSTTAQAPSFLGTLQAGLMHPVTGLDHLFLAVGMGMLFYGLQKQRLGMMSLTAGLSLGAILGTAGVLIGGMAFAASSGLIEVAISLSVVVLAMVLMSQKSRQEAFSAQTHTARTPSIQQLSLFGFGGLAIFHGMAHAMEVPANVGVSGQLGFYAGMMVTMLALYAVGTLVSQQLQQRFSDSLWLQRGLVLLGLSAVFAPVLV
- the tig gene encoding trigger factor, with protein sequence MATDLQVTTNKLSNKETQLTVKVPVEKIQNKVEGRIRQVAKTAKIDGFRKGNVPMSHIRSQYGAGIQQEVINDVIRDTVFEAIKSEDIRAVGMPNIDDVKLEDDFLVYQATVEIFPEVDVQGIDEIEVERHTAQVSEEDVDTMIENLQKQREEFVEKKGMAAKDNQVTFDFEGSIDGEKFEGGSAEDFKLVIGSNQMIPGFEAGIKGMKAGEEKTIDVTFPEDYQAENLAGKEAQFKINVKLVEKSKLPEIDDAFLELFGVKEGGVEKLKEDVRKNMEREIKNAARSQVKQATFDALLEKNEFDVPNAMLEQEIERQRNMMMQRFSQQFGANADSFDKDMLPNELFEEQALRAARLGIIVARVIDTKGLEVDQERVETFIKEAAENYEDPAEVIEYYTNDKQQRANIESVVLEDQVVDYLISQGKVTDKEVSYQDLLAAQQQQQQGM